The Marinomonas sp. CT5 genome contains the following window.
AAGTTTCAAGGTAGTGAATTACTGAACTTTCAAGGCAAACCAGCTCAAATTTTACATGCTACAAGCGCACAACAACCCTTCACAATTATTAACACTGGCGCCCCAATAGATATAAGTGACATCAGAAACGCCCAGTTGGACAAAAGCACCCCACATCAAGCAACTCTAACCATCCCAGTTAGCAATACCACCAATAAATCAAGCAACATACCAGCTCCACAGCCCCAAAAAGTCAATAACCTAATACTTGCATCTCGTGTGATAAACTTAACGGTTACGTCTACCGCCCCCTCTTCTGAAAAAAGTACGAGTTCTCTTACAAATCCAGCGACAGCCCAAATAGGAGCTGGAACAAACCCAACTGGAATGACCCTAGCGAATAATAAATCGACACCTCAAACTGCCAGTACATCAACACCAGCTCCGATAACGAACCCCACCGCTAGCTTAAACCCATCATCTGTTGGGGTAAATCAAGAGCAAACAGCCAAACCCGCTCCTGTTTCCTTCACACCCAAACCTACTGAATTGACAAATGTCACGAATCAAACGACTTCTAAACTTGTAACAGTCACAGATGGACAATCAGAGTTTCCTATTATTTCCCAAACACCTTTAAAAAAAGGTGATGTGCTTCGAGTCATGGTAGACACCAATAACAAGATGCAAGTATTGCCAGCAAGGGCGAATACAGCACCACCATCAGCCCAAGTGGAAGCACTAAAGCAAAGTTTACCTAGACAATTATCGCTTGGGGATATGTCGCAACTCGTCAATCAGTTACAAAAATTAGGTGATAACACCTCTACTTTGCCACCTCAAACACAGCAGGCACTAAGACAACTCATACAAAACATTCCCACACTAGGAAGTTTGACCACATCTCCAGAGGCAATGAAACAAGCTATTCAAACTAGTGGTGTTTTTTCAGAGTCTTTATTGGCAAAAAATACCGTACAATTACCAGCTGATTTGAAACTAAACCTACATCGTTTAAAAGATATACAAGAAAATACTGGCACTTTACGCCTAGGAAGTATTCCAACAGAGCAGATCGCCAATGCGATTGAGCGCATAACAACAAGCCAGTTACGCCATTTCTCAGACTCTAATCAAGTTACTAACACCAATTACCCACTTCATATCGAGCTTCCCATAAAACATGGACAAACAACGAGCTTTGTAGGAATTGAAATAGATAAGGATGCCCACTCAGCGACAGAAGAGAATAAACAAGAAAGACGCTGGCTTGTAAAATTAAAATTTGATTTTGAAGAAACGGGTCGATTTGATGCTAGAGCCAGCATCCAAAGCAATAAAGTAGGAATACTCTTTGCCGCAGAGGATCCAGAAACCGTCCAAAAGCTGCAAAAAAACTTATCCACGCTGAAACAGCAACTGAGGGACAAAGATATTGAAGTAGAAAGGCTGGATGCTTTTCAATCCAAACTAGAGAAGGAAAAAACAAACCTTGATAAGAGTAAATCACTCATTGATGTGAGGACCTAATGCAAAAAGCCGTCGCACTAAAATATGATTACAGCGCAGCGCCAAAAGTAACGGCAAAAGGGAGTGGCTTGCTCGCAGAGAAAATTATGGCTGTTGCCAAAGAAAATGATGTCTTACTTCATCAAAGCCCTGAACTTGTCGAGATGCTCAGTACTTTAGAGTTAGGAGAAGAAATACCGGAGTCTTTATACCTTGCTGTGGCGGAAGTTATCGCTTTTGCTCATAAGATCAAAGATCATCAGTGGTAATCAGAGTTTCTGCGGGATTCTTGCTTTAATAAGTTAATTAATTCTGCTTCCGCACGGATAAGACCACATTTAGAAACTAGATCGTCAATCGTTGCGCCCATTTCTAAGAGCTCCATGGCACGATTATAAGAAACCCCACCTTCTTTAGAGAGAATTTCAGATTGCTTCTCTACAGCTAGGTTGAGCTTTTTCTCAATGGTTACAAGACGTCGCCCCATCCCGATAGAACCAGAGGCAAGCACTTGAACTTGTTTCTTCTGATTCAAAGCTACTTCATCTTGTTGAAGTTTAAGCCGCTTTAGTCGTTTCGATAAACGAAACGCCCAAGCTGAAACCACAATCAAAATCACAAACTGCAGCATCAAAAGAAGGTTAAATAACCATTGAGATTCCATCTAGTACAACTACCTTAATTACTTACAATGATCCTACTTCAGACCACTCATCTTCAGACAACAGTTTGTCTAAATCCACCAGAATCAGAAGAATATCATTTTTATGACAAACCCCCTGAATAAACTTAGAAGATTCGTCATTACCTACATTAGGTGACGCTTCAATTTCAGACTGGCGAAGGTAAACTACTTCAGAGACTGCGTCTACCAGAATACCAATAACATGGCCTTCAACTTCGAGAATCATGATACGAGTAGCATCGGTAATCTCGCCTGAGGGTAAACCAAAACGCTGGCAGGTATCGATAACGGTAACCACAGTACCACGTAAGTGGATAATACCTAAAACAAAAGTAGGTGCTCCAGGCACAGGAGCGATTTCAGAATAACGCAGCACTTCTTTTACTTGCATTACATTTACACCATAGATTTCATTCTCAAGGCGAAACGTAACCCATTGCAACATTGGATCTTCTGACTGGTTTGAAGCTTTTAAGGCGACACTAGTTCCCATTATCTTTCTCCCAAGACCACAAACTGATCTTTACAATTATTTAAGCGTATTTTTAAACCCATTTTGAGGGTCATCCAATAATTCAATGAAACCTTGTACATCCAGTATGGCACACATATGGTCAATTACCGTACCAGCCAACCAAGGGCGCTTACTTCTATCTGTTCGCCACTTCACTTGCGACGGCTGAAGCGTAATAGCTTCAGCAACACGTTCACAAGCCACCCCCCAATCAGAACGATCAAGTTGAATGACAAACTTAAAGTTTTCCTTCATGTCGCCTTTATAATGATTAGGCATTACCCAACGAGCAGTGTCTACAGTTCGAAGATTAAATTCACCGACGTTTGCGACTCCCATAAACCAGTCAGGCTGACCAAAAATAGCGGTTAATTTATCTTCTCCGCTTTGGTAAATACCCCCTAGCTCAACTAAGGGTACAGCCAGTTTTAGCCCCCCCACATAAAAAAGCAGACACTCAAATCGACCTACCGCCCAAGGCAAGGGATCTGTTTTCGCAATTTTTTTAACTGGCTCTGGCTCTGGCTCTGGCTCTGGCTCTGGCTCTGGCTCTGGCTCTGGCTCTGGCTCTGGCTCTGGCTCTGGCTCTGGCTCTGGCTCTGGCTGAACAATATTGTGCTCTTCGGAATTCGATGACAAGCCATCAATGTGAGCCGATATTGCTTCTTCAAATCCCTTAAATGAAGCGTCTAATGATGAAAGCTCTTCTTCACTATATTGAGAGTCTAAATCAGCAGACTCAGATTCGACCACATCTAATTCAACATCCGAAGATAACTCTTGTTCTTCTAAATTAGATTCATCCACATCTTCGGCTAATGGATCAGATGTCGCTTCTTGTAATAAGTCATCAAGATACCGTTGGACTGCAATCTGTGGTCCAATTAAAGCCTTCTCTTTACTCTTTGTATCTTTCATAAAATGCTACTATCCCGCTGGGTTCAGCAAAGAATCCATCAGACTTGCATAAGCCTTAATTCCCCGTGCACTCGGGTCCAACGCTGAAGGTGCAATACCTGCTGTACTGGCATCTCTTAACTTTGTATCAACTGGAATTACCGAATGCCATACCAACTCTTCATACGTATCTTTTAAGCTACGTAAGCTTTTATTAGAAGCCTGTGTACGGCGATCAAAAAGCGTTGGCACTATCAAAAATGGTACTGGTCGTTTTCTAGCCCTATTTATCATGGTCAGAGTACGAACCATTCTTTCTAGTCCTTTTATCGCTAAAAATTCAGTTTGTACAGGTATGACCAACTGCTGACAAGCTGCCAAAGCGTTTATCATCAATACGCCTAACACTGGAGGACTATCAATTAATACATAATCATAGTCATCCCACAAAATCGCTAACGTTTTAGAGATAACCAACCCCATACCACCCTGTGCTTGAGCATGGCGCTCAAGAGTAGCAAGCGCTGTCGAAGCAGGCATCAGAGATAAATTAGGATGACCTGTTTCTAGGATTAATGAAGCAGGCAAATCTTCTGGAATTTTACCCGTAACTTGAAAAAGACTGTATGCGCTTTTTTCGATGGAGTCTGGATCAAAGCGAAAGTAGCTGGTCAATGAACCATGCGGATCAAGATCAATCATTAATACTCGATGACCAGCATCAGCTAATAACCCTGCTAAAGATACTACTGTGGTCGTTTTACCCACGCCGCCTTTCTGATTCGCCACTGCCCAAATGTGCACTCCGATTCCCCTGATACCCAATGCTGTTATTTTGCTTACGAATTCCTTGCAATCATATACAGTAATACGCTACTGAAACAAGTAATCATAGAGATTATCAGCTTTACGCTTACTAATTCGTAAGATTACCCGACGATTTTGTTGACGAGCGTAGTCGTTTGTATTTCTTACTTTAGGATGTTCACTAGAAAAGCCTATTGGTGCAATCATTTTGGGGTCAACACCTCGGTATACCAATTCATCAACAACCGAAGAAGAACGTAAACTAGACAGGTGCCAATTAGATATTAAGCGCCTTGATTTTACTGGCAAGTTATCGGTATTCCCCTCGACCAATATAACTGAAGGATGTTTTTTTAGAATGTTAGCCACTAATATCAATAGAGCGACGGCTTCATTCGTTAATTCATATTCCCCTTGACCGAACAATAAACCAGACTTTAGCTCCAAACTCACCCAATCAGCCGACTCAGTAACAGATATCTGACCTTTTGCATGCAACCCAGAAAATTGATTTTCAATCACCTGACTCAGTAAAACATAAACAGCAGAAGACTTAGAGTCTTCAATAGTTGGAGAAGCCGTAGGAATCGGTTTTGTCTCGATTACTTCTTTGTCTTTTGGTTCACCTACAATTGGTTCACCAATATTAATCGGCTTAACGGATTTTTGAACAGCATCAAATACACCATGCAATGTCTCTTTTAAACGCTGTTCATCACCCGCATTTTTCAATGACAAAGAATAAAGAGCGACAAAGAAAGCGAATAATAATGTTATAAAGTCTGCATAAGACAATATCCAACGATCTCGACCTTGAGCGCCAGAAGGTGGTTTTTTCGCTATTATCCGCCGACGCTTTGGTGATTTTAATTGGGCATCACTCATAGGCATTAAGCTCTAACTCTAGCCTATATGGATGCTTACCTATTGCAATCCCACAAATACCATCAATCAATAATTGGTGGTAAAGCAGCTCTTTATCAACATAACCTGTTAATTTTTTCGCTATAGGAAAAATAACCAAATTTGCAAAGCCCTGACCGTATAATGTTGAAACAAAGGCTACAGCGATGCCATGCCCCAAAGCTTCTGGACTATCCAAATTTGCCATAGCTTGGATCAAGCCAAGTACAGATCCCATAATCCCTAACGTTGGAGCGTAACCACCAATAGACTCGATAAAGGATACACTTTTCATTCTCTTATCGTGAATACGAGCAGCGTCATCATGAAGTCGATCAGCTAGTAAATCGGGATCAGTACCATCAATAGCCATCTGCAAAGCGCGAGTAGAAAATCGGCTTCCTAGTACTTCAATGTCTGATTCAAGGGCAAGTAAGGAGAGCCTTCTAGCTTTATGGGCGAGATTATTTAAGGAAGCTCTCGCGGAGTTAAAATCATATACAGGTGGAAAAAGACTCCACTTAATTAGAGCAAGAGCACGAATGGCTTCTTGGATACTACTTTGAATTAACGTTGCGCCAATACTACCCACGATCACAATAATAGCTGAGGGTAAATTAAGGAGGAGAATAACTTCTCCTCCTCCTAACCAGTTTGCAAGAAATACAGAGCTAAACGCAATTAAAAGCCCAGCTAACGTGACAAAATCCACTAGCCAACCTCACGTGCAATACGCTCGCCAATATGGTCTAAATCAATAATATCATCCGCTAAATTTGCTTTTTCAACAGCCATAGGCATACCATAAATTACGCATGACTCCTCGCTTTGAATCCAAACCCTAGAGCCTGAACTCTTTAGCATACGAGCACCTTCACGACCATCAACCCCCATTCCAGTCATCACCACAGATAATACTTTACCTGGATAGCATTTAGATGCGGAACCAAACGTAACATCAACTGAAGGCTTATAGTTTAGACGCTCATCCCCATCTAATATACGAACACAGCCACCGTTACGTGGATCAATCATCATCTGCTTACCGCCAGGTGCAAGCAAAGCCACACCAGCCTGAAGACGGTCACCATCTTTGGCCTCTTTGACAGTAATCTGACAAATGTTATTTAGTCGATCAGCAAATGCTCCAGTAAAAGCTGCTGGCATATGCTGCACCAACACTAAAGGGGCAGAAAAGTCCTTAGGCAGTTTACTCAAAACAGCTTGTAACGCCATAGGTCCACCTGTAGATGTGCCAATAGCAACAAGACTAACTCGTTTTCTAGCACGAGGAATAATTACCCCACGCTCAGTGACAATCGGCTTTGGAGCCACCCGTGGCGCAAGCGCTTCGACAGTCCGTCTGTCTCCAGCTAAACGAGTTCGAGCTACAGCTAAAACGCGATCAACAAGAGCTCTTTTCACTACAGCCGAATCACGAGATATATCCTCAAAATTCTTCGGCATGAAGTCAACAGCACCAGCCTCTAGTGCATCTAGAGTCACTTTAGCGCCTTCATGCGTTAATGAAGAAAACATCAGCACAGGTGTTGGCTTAAGCTTCATAATGTTAACTACAGCAGCGATACCATCTAATACTGGCATCTCATAATCCATAGTAACAACATCAGGCGACAAGGATTGAACCTTATCTATTGCCTCTCTTCCGTTATTTGCAGTACCAACAACGGTTAACCTAGGATCCGCTTCAAAAATTTCGACTAAGCGGCGTCGAAAAAAGCCAGAATCATCAACAACCAATACCTTAACAGGCATATTACATCCCCTAAATGAAAAACATATTACCTAGATGCATAACACTTGAGCATACTAGGAACATCCAGAATCAATGCAATACGACCATCACCAGTAATTGTCGCGCCAGCCATGCCTGCTGTACCTTGCAACATTTTACCTAATGGCTTGATAACAACTTCTTCTTGGCCCACTAACTGATCGACAACAAAGCCGACTTCACTCATTCCAACCTGAACAACAACAACATGTGCTTCTGCAGGCAGGTCATCAGGACTATTTCCTTTGATTAACCAACTCTTAAGATGGAATATTGGTAAAGTCTTTCCTCGAATAACCACAACCTGCTGCCCATCAACCACATTAGTTTTTTTCAAATTCAGGTGGAAAATTTCGTTTACACTTACCAACGGAAAAGCAAATGCTTGGTCAGATAATGTCACCATAAGGGTTGGCATAATCGCTAGGGTTAAAGGTACCTTGATAATGAATCGAGAGCCTTGCCCAAGAACAGACTTTATCTGTAAAGTACCATTTAGCTGTGAAATTTTCGTCTTAACAACGTCCATTCCAACACCACGACCAGACACATCAGTGATTTCCACCTTGGTTGAAAAGCCTGGTGCAAAAATCAAATTAAAGGCTTCTTCATCAGATAAACGCTCAGCAGCGTCCATATCCATTAAGCCCTTTTCAACCGCCTTTTTACGCAATACATCTGGGTCCATACCTGCTCCATCATCATCGATGGAAAGCAATATATGATCACCCTCTTGTTCTGCAGAAAGAACGACATGACCAACTCGTGGTTTACCTTTTGCCTCACGAACATCTGGCGCTTCAACACCATGGTCAACCGAGTTTCTCACTAAGTGGACAAGTGGATCAGCAAGAGCCTCAACAAGGTTTTTATCCAAATCTGTATCTTCACCACGAAGCTCTAAATTCACTTCTTTTTTCAGGTTTCGCGCTAGATCACGTACCACCCTAGGGAACTTACCGAATACTTTTTTGATCGGTTGCATTCGGGTTTTCATCACAGCATTCTGCAAATCCCCTGTAACCACATCAAGATTGGATACAGCCTTCCCCATAGACTCATCTTCACTTTGAAGACCTAAACGAACAAGGCGGTTTCTAACTAATACAAGCTCCCCTACCATGTTCATGATGTCATCCAAACGTTTGGTATCAACTCGCACTGTTGCTTCTTGCGTAACAGGAGTATTAGTCGATGCTTTATCTTTTTTGGTATGACTAGCTTCAGCGTTAGCCAGCTTACTAGGTTTAGGCGTTTCTGGAGCTTTCGCTTTTGCCGCGGCAATTTTAGGTTCTGCTTTAGGTGTAGCTGAGTTTGTTGCTTCCGAGCTTGTCTTTGAAGTACTAGAAGGACCACCACCCTGTGCTTGAAGACTGTCCAATAGAGATTCAAATTCATCTTCTGTTATCAAGTCTGACTCTGCACCAGCGGACTGACTTTCTACTTTACTATCAGCGCTATCGGTCGCTTCTTTGTCCTTGCTTGTTGGCGCTTTAGATTCACCATGAAGCTTATCAAGCAACTCTTCAAACTCATCTTCCGTTATGTCATCTGAAGCTTCAGAATCGGTTGCCCCGTCATCAATTCCAGGTGCACCAGCACCATGTAACTGATCCAGTAAAGCATCAAACTCATCTTCCGTGATTTCATCATCTGTTTTTTCTTCAGAAGCGCTTTGATTTTCCACGACAGTTTCTTTATCGCTAGAATCATCACCTAAAGCATCTAAAAGAGATTCGAATTCATCATCAGAAATATCTACAGAATCATCACCCTCAGATAAAGAATCCTGAGTAGTACCTTGCTCTTCTTTACTAGATTCTTCGACTTCTTCGGTGTCCTCAATGACTTCTTCACTAGCTCCCTGAAGCTCTTCAGCTGTGGGCGGCTTAGCATATGAAGCAAGAGCAGCAATCAACTCAGGAGAAGCTGGTTCAGGCTCACCACCAGACCGGACCGTATCAAACATTTCATTTACAGCATCAAGAGCTTGTAAAACGATATCCATTAAATCGGAATCTATTTTACGCTGACCGTTCCTTAAAATATCAAAAACGTTTTCAGCATAATGGCAACAATCAACTAATGCTGTTAATTGGAGAAAACCAGCCCCACCCTTTACTGTATGGAACCCACGAAAGATTGCATTAAGCAAAGGCTTATCATCTGGATTTTGCTCTAAATCTACCAATTGTTCAGAAAGCTGCTCTAAAATTTCACCAGCTTCTACCAAAAAATCTTGTAGTATTTCTTCATCGACCTCGAAACTCATCCTCAGCTCCTTCTAGAAACCAAGACTTGATAGCAAGTCGTCTACTTCGTCTTGACTATTCAGTACTTCAGGGTTGTTTTGTTTATTAATAGCTGGGCCATGTCCACGAGTGTCATCGTGTTCAGACTCTTTCTCTTGGTGTTCAATTCCTGAGATACTATCAACGCGTCCAGCAACAGCAACAAGATGCACAAGTTTTTCTTCTACATCTCGAATTAAATCATTCACTCTAGCGATCACTTGACCTGTAAGGTCTTGGTACCCTTGCTCTAGAAGAATTGTGTTGAGGTTTGAATGCAAGGTGGTAGCGCTGTCATCGGCATATGCCAAGAAGACATCAATACGTTTATATAAGTCTCGAAACTCTTGTGGTGTTAAATCCCTCTGAATTAAGCGGCTCCAATCTTTTCTTAGCTCTCTTGCTTGGCTTTGAAGTTCGCTAGCAACAGGTACGCTACCATCGACCATATCCATGGTTTTATTAGCAGCGGAGTTGGTCAACTCAATAACATAGGTCAGTCGATCTGAGGCATCCGTTATTTTAGTATTACCAAGTGCTTCTTGGTTTTCATCTGCTACCAAATCAAGCGAGTCAATTTGAAAATCACGAATGGCATCATGAAGACTTCTTGTTAAATTACCAACTTCTTTATAAAAGCTATTATGTCTGGCTTCACTAAGTTCCTGTATAATTTTTATTGCTCCACTAAAGTCACCGACTTCAATGTGATTCAAAAGATCTACAGCACCATCCTTCACTAGGGTTTCAAACTCCCCTAAGTCAGATCCAAGTTTCTTTGACATTAAAAGCCCCTATTTAGCAGCATCTATACGTTCAAATATTTTCTCAATTTTTTCTTTGAGAGCCACTGCAGTAAAAGGTTTTACAACATAACCATTTACACCAGCTTGAGCTGCTGCAATAATTTGATCTCGTTTTGCTTCAGCAGTAACCATTAAAACTGGAATGCTTTTCAGTTTATCATCGGCACGAACAGCACGTAGAAGTTCTATCCCTGTCATACCTGGCATATTCCAATCCGTCACGAGAAAATCGATTGTTCCAGCTTGCAGTATCGGCAATGCTGTTGTTCCATCATCCGCTTCAACTGTATTGGTAAATCCCAAATCCCGTAATAGGTTTTTAATGATTCGTCTCATTGTCGAGAAATCATCAACAATCAGGATCTTCATGTTTTTATCCAATGCAACCTCCACACCCCAAAGGTATTGTTCCACAACTCATAATTAATCTCGCCAATCACTTAACCGAGCTCGTAATCGCATAGCCGCTTGACTATGTATTTGACTGACTCTTGATTCACTAACACCTAAAACAGCGCCAATCTCTTTCAAGTTTAGTTCTTCATTATAATAAAGAGATAAAACTAACTTTTCTCTTTCAGGTAGATTATCAATTTCACTTGCTAATTGACTTTGGAAACCACCCTCTTCCACTAAAGAATATGGTGCATTTCCAGTTTCTGATTCAACACTATCTAGATTATTTGTATCAGAATCTAACATTTCTTCATAGCTAAATAACTGTGTCGACATAGATGAATGTATCATTTCATGATATTCATCCATGCTTATATTCATATGCGATGCAACTTCCATATCAGACACTTCACGGCCCAACGTTGACTCTAATTCTTTAATTGCGTTAGCAACTGCCCGCCCATTTCGCCGAACTGACCTTGGAGCCCAATCTGTTTTTCGCACTTCATCCATAATAGAACCACGAATACGAATTCCGGCATAAGTTTCAAAGCTCGCACCTTTGGTTGATTCAAAGCGTTTGAATGCTTCGATTAGTCCCATCATGCCAGCTTGAATTAAATCATCTACATCAACACTATCAGGCAAACGCGCCAATAGGTGGTAAGCAATTTTTTTTACCAAATACCCATATTGTTCAACTATCGCATCAATTGATGGCGTCGCTTTTTTAGAGTATGTGCTGTATCCGTTTTTGGTCTGCATAAAATATTCTAAGCAACTTTTACTATTTAAGTTAGCTACGCAAACTAACTGTACTACATAGTTTCGCGTAACGCTTTCAGTAATAACATAATTTTACTAACTACCATACTTTAGTGACCCATAAAGTTGACTGTAGTGCTCAGCAGTATATACAGCTCTACTAATCAAGTTATGTGCCCGAGCAGGTTCGATGTCATCAGGAATTCGCTGACCGTCCGCAATATATACAACAGGTAAGCCTTCTTCAATAACTACACTAATCGCTTCACCAAGTGAAGCCGATTCATCTAATTTACTTAAAACACAACCATCTAATTGAATTTGAGAGTAAACATCGACAACTGTTTTTAATACTTGTCTTTGACTTGTACAGGGTAAAACTAATAATTTTTTAAGGCTTGCTCGAGCTCGCTTCATCATTAGCAATTGTCTTTCAAGATTTGAATCTCGAGGATTCATACCAGCAGTATCTACTAATACCAATGAGTAGTGACTATATTTAGCTAAAACTTCGTTTAAATCTGAATATTCATCAACCACTTCTACAGGCACATTTAAAATACGTCCGAATGTTCTTAACTGCTCATGAGCGGCAATACGATAAGTATCAGTGGTTATTAAAACCACACCGTCAGGGCCATGCTTTAATACATGCTGCGCAGCTATTTTACCTATACTTGTTGTCTTACCAACACCAGTAGGCCCCATAAAAGCAATACAGCCTTTAAGTTCCGAAGAACTAGAACGCACAGGGATATAGTCAGCTAAATGGGCAAGCAAGCGATTCCAATCATCCTCACGCCCCTTCAAATCAATATCATCGATTAGTCTAGAAATAACAAACTCTGATAACCCTAGCCCTTTTAACTTCTCACGAGCGCGCACTTCAACTGGGTTATCTTTAGAGTCTAATC
Protein-coding sequences here:
- a CDS encoding protein phosphatase CheZ, whose product is MSKKLGSDLGEFETLVKDGAVDLLNHIEVGDFSGAIKIIQELSEARHNSFYKEVGNLTRSLHDAIRDFQIDSLDLVADENQEALGNTKITDASDRLTYVIELTNSAANKTMDMVDGSVPVASELQSQARELRKDWSRLIQRDLTPQEFRDLYKRIDVFLAYADDSATTLHSNLNTILLEQGYQDLTGQVIARVNDLIRDVEEKLVHLVAVAGRVDSISGIEHQEKESEHDDTRGHGPAINKQNNPEVLNSQDEVDDLLSSLGF
- the cheY gene encoding chemotaxis response regulator CheY → MDKNMKILIVDDFSTMRRIIKNLLRDLGFTNTVEADDGTTALPILQAGTIDFLVTDWNMPGMTGIELLRAVRADDKLKSIPVLMVTAEAKRDQIIAAAQAGVNGYVVKPFTAVALKEKIEKIFERIDAAK
- a CDS encoding RNA polymerase sigma factor FliA, whose translation is MQTKNGYSTYSKKATPSIDAIVEQYGYLVKKIAYHLLARLPDSVDVDDLIQAGMMGLIEAFKRFESTKGASFETYAGIRIRGSIMDEVRKTDWAPRSVRRNGRAVANAIKELESTLGREVSDMEVASHMNISMDEYHEMIHSSMSTQLFSYEEMLDSDTNNLDSVESETGNAPYSLVEEGGFQSQLASEIDNLPEREKLVLSLYYNEELNLKEIGAVLGVSESRVSQIHSQAAMRLRARLSDWRD
- the flhF gene encoding flagellar biosynthesis protein FlhF, whose translation is MRQAIRKVRDAVGPDAVILSNQRLPTGEIEIVAALDYDGSLPSSMTSKRASKPRSEPNADPSSEYLERIEQAKKSPAQPLSTPQSRPRPQFEMPPLATDRDDPAVEEALSIRNNESAQQLKDMELELQSVRALLEQQNQKNNSRLDSKDNPVEVRAREKLKGLGLSEFVISRLIDDIDLKGREDDWNRLLAHLADYIPVRSSSSELKGCIAFMGPTGVGKTTSIGKIAAQHVLKHGPDGVVLITTDTYRIAAHEQLRTFGRILNVPVEVVDEYSDLNEVLAKYSHYSLVLVDTAGMNPRDSNLERQLLMMKRARASLKKLLVLPCTSQRQVLKTVVDVYSQIQLDGCVLSKLDESASLGEAISVVIEEGLPVVYIADGQRIPDDIEPARAHNLISRAVYTAEHYSQLYGSLKYGS